The nucleotide sequence CATAGAAATTTAAGTCCAACATAGACACTATCCCAAGTGCTTCCACATTGAACTGGATCAAGCCGATAAAAACTGGTTCGGTCAATTAAAGCAATGAATAATCAAGTACGCGCAATTGGCCTAGTATGCCTGCACGCGACCAAGAAAGCCTAGGTCAGAATCTCTCCACTTGTGGACCTGACAAACTTCAACATTTCCATAACAGGAGCCAACAAACACTTCCGAACTGGAACAGGACCTTACAACGGCCACAGACGAACATAATTTGCCAAAACGGAACTCTTTTCAATTGACCCTGCCGAATGGGAAACACttgattctttttctttttctttttcttttagtttggTTGTCTATGTATCACGTCAATCTTCTTCTCCTGACTTGGCTGTTAATACCTACGAATATAACCAATAAAGCATGTGAGatcaattgaaaaaaatttcttttctttgggtAATTCTAAAGCAAAAGTCACAAAACAAGAAATAGCCTTAGTGGTACTTTAGTTTTCTCTGACCTTTCAGCAAGTCGGGGGCTACGTCATAGGACCAGGCGGGGTAGGCGGTCATTGTTCTGAAGGATGGCTGTTGAGAGGCTGTTGGTGGGTCACCGCCAAATGCTCCTTATTTCTCAAACTAAACCTAGCAGGAGTCCCAAAGTATCCAACTGCCCATTCGTTCAAACCGCTAAGTATTTCTACAGACAACCTATCACTAGCTATTGGTACATCCATAAATAGTGTGTATCTATGTCGGAGGTTCATGCAAGGTTGGTGGTCATTCGTCTGGTGAAGTGGGGAGGGAGCTAGAGTGGGATGCTGGGGCTGCTGAGGTGGGAAGGGTGCTGGAGGATGGTTGTTGGGTGACTGCGGGTGGGTCACCACCACACCCTCTTTGTCTCTCAAACTAAAGCTAGCAGGAGTCCCAAAATATTCAACAGCCCATTCGTTCAAACTGCTAAACATTTCTACAGACAACCTATCAATAGCTACTGGTACATCCATAAATAGTGTGTATCTAATTGTTGACTCAGCTGGGTACAGAGGATATGGATACATTCCACTAACCATTGACCCTATATTTATATCTCTATAATCTTTAATCCCCGGAATTTCTCCTAATTCTATATGACGCATAATATGATAACCATGTGTTACCATTACTAATTGGTTCAGGTCTTCTCCCGTTTCAACACTAATTTTTTGAGCCAAATTTAATCCTGAGTCTGCCGGATGAACAGTGATGCTCATATTCAAACTTGGCaccaaaactaaaaatgaattcctgtaaaatattatatggtattaaacaaataaatctcATAACTCAACATTATGTACAATTCTAAAGACATAAAACCTAACTCAACATTTATGTACAATTCTAAAGACTTACATTATTGTTGATCCGTTTTGTAGGGGAGTTAACAGATTGTACACCTGAGTTGGGACTTGGTGccttaacaaaacaaaaataaaactacatTATTAATCATGTATTTCTTATTACAGAACAAACTTTTCCTGAGACAAAAAACATACCCAGCCACCAGATGTTGTAGGTACGCATCCTCGGACGCCATGACAACAATAATGCACCAATGAAACACTAAAAAAATCCCATAATTTTATCATCAGACAGCAAGTACATACAAGAAAACACCAATGTCTCCCCTATTTAAAAATTTTGCTGAAAAGCAAAGATTTTTGCTGGGTTGAGTGCTCATCATTCACTTATGCTTGTAAAACCAACAAAAGGATAATTTCGCATTCTCCATAATTATACTTAATGCCAATATTCATAGCTAATATACTAAGTTACCACTAATTGATTGTTCAAAGCATCAATATCCCAATATGAATCTGAATTAATAGACGGTTCCCAAAACTCAGTACCTACAGCATCTGTGAGTCCACAACACTCTCAAATGTGTATATTTTTCAACATATCCAGGCAAACCCAAAATTCGAAACTAAATTTGTACCGAAAAACATTCAAAAGTTAATTACATTCACAAATTCAACCAAAATCAGCAAATATCGAGTACTACCTCAGATGGAATCCTGTTTTCGATACTGTTCTGCTGGTTTATGAACCCTTTAATGGCTAGATGCCATCCACAGTCTCCAGAGTCCAGAGTGAAAATATCGAACCTTTTACTTATTGGTGCAGACGAAAACTCTCTCCAGTCTTCGTGCCTGAAATTCAGCATAACAATTTACAATTAATTCCTTCAAAAACAGAATTATAAAATAAGAGCTCAAAATAATCAAATTC is from Malus sylvestris chromosome 5, drMalSylv7.2, whole genome shotgun sequence and encodes:
- the LOC126623645 gene encoding uncharacterized protein LOC126623645, yielding MASEDAYLQHLVAGHQVPTQVYNLLTPLQNGSTIMNSFLVLVPSLNMSITVHPADSGLNLAQKISVETGEDLNQLVMVTHGYHIMRHIELGEIPGIKDYRDINIGSMVSGMYPYPLYPAESTIRYTLFMDVPVAIDRLSVEMFSSLNEWAVEYFGTPASFSLRDKEGVVVTHPQSPNNHPPAPFPPQQPQHPTLAPSPLHQTNDHQPCMNLRHRYTLFMDVPIASDRLSVEILSGLNEWAVGYFGTPARFSLRNKEHLAVTHQQPLNSHPSEQ